The Hemibagrus wyckioides isolate EC202008001 linkage group LG25, SWU_Hwy_1.0, whole genome shotgun sequence genome has a segment encoding these proteins:
- the nfkbie gene encoding NF-kappa-B inhibitor epsilon has translation MERSGGDGEEKSKFDMLEDNRTDSGIESFRSLTRDDRCSTTSSVPDHQSGREEQDKLITDERLDSSYGSSSLTSESLSDLMGKCSVSGTRPEQGQYTVDYTEEEGNLLATVTEDGDTYLHLAIIHELETFTHQLINLFPKEILDIQNNLYQTPLHLAVYLNQVAVVKALVVNGACLELQDQDGNTPLHVACEHGRFECANEMIRQASPSMLTPVFETQNWRGLTCLHVATLHKHHRIMKLLMRKGVDLNLQEGTSGKTALHMAVELHDVDAVTLLLTKGANVDAAMLNGCTALHLAVGRQDAAITSHLCQAGADKMIRNIEDETALDLADGNDDILALLPFDDIQIMGRIVGLNF, from the exons ATGGAGAGAAGCGGAGGCGACGGGGAAGAGAAAAGCAAGTTCGATATGCTGGAGGACAACAGAACCGACTCCGGTATCGAATCCTTTAGGTCTTTAACCAGAGACGATCGATGCAGCACCACGAGCTCGGTACCGGATCATCAAAGCGGGAGAGAAGAGCAGGACAAACTCATCACAGATGAGCGCTTGGACTCGTCTTATGGCTCTTCATCACTGACCTCAGAAAGTCTGAGCGATCTTATGGGTAAATGCAGCGTTTCGGGGACTCGACCCGAGCAGGGCCAGTACACAGTGGATTACACCGAGGAGGAGGGAAACCTGCTAGCAACCGTCACTGAAGATGGAGACAC GTATCTCCATTTGGCTATAATCCATGAGTTGGAAACGTTCACCCACCAGCTCATAAATCTGTTCCCCAAAGAGATCCTGGACATCCAGAATAATCTCTATCAG ACCCCACTGCACCTGGCCGTCTACCTGAACCAGGTGGCTGTGGTGAAGGCCCTGGTGGTGAACGGTGCATGTCTAGAGCTTCAGGATCAGGATGGAAACACACCGCTCCATGTGGCCTGCGAGCACGGAAGGTTTGAGTGTGCTAATGAGATGATTCGTCAGGCTTCGCCCTCCATGCTCACCCCAGTGTTCGAGACACAGAACTGGAGAG gTCTGACCTGCCTCCATGTTGCTACGCTGCACAAACATCACCGAATCATGAAACTGCTGATGAGGAAAGGTGTGGACCTGAACCTCCAG GAGGGAACGAGTGGGAAAACAGCACTGCACATGGCTGTGGAGCTGCATGATGTGGATGCAGTGACACTGCTGCTAACCAAAGGCGCCAACGTAGATGCTGCTATGCTAAACGGCTGCACAGCACTCCACCTGGCAGTCGGGCGTCAAGACGCCGCCATCACCAGCCACCTGTGCCAGGCAGGAGCTGATAAAATGATCCGTAACATCGAGGACGAGACCGCGTTGGATCTCGCTGACGGCAACGACGAT